In Roseofilum capinflatum BLCC-M114, the DNA window GATTCGCGATATAGTTTTAGGGGTGTGTGAGACTGATTTTGCGGGGTATTGGGATTGTCGCCAGAGTTTTATTGATGCCATGGGGGTGGCATTGGGCGAGGGGATGTACGGGGATGGTGGTGCGTATCGGATTCATACGCCCTTGATGAATTTGACGAAAGCGGAGTCGGTAAAGTTGGCTCAGGAGACGTTGGGCGATCGCTTTGAGTCGGTGATGGAGTTAACCCATACCTGCTATGCAGGGGTGAAGGGGGGATGCGGTAAGTGCCATGCCTGTATTTTAAGAGACCGAGGCTTTCAGGAAGCGGGGGTAGACGATCCGATTTGGAAATATCGGGGGGCTGTAGTACAGAAAATGGAAGATGATACTTATGGCGATCGCGCCATTGAAGAAGCTGCCCATAGTCCCCTGGAAATTTGGCCTAACCCTTCCCCGAATCATGATTATGTGATTCATGTGGAACATCCAGAGTTTACCGCTCTTTGTCCGCGATCGGGGTATCCTGATTTTGGCACAATTGTCTTTGACTATTTTCCGAATCAATCCGTTTTAGAACTCAAAGCCTTTAAGCTTTATATTAATAGTTTCCGCCAACAAAGAATCAGTCATGAAACCGTTGTTAATCAAGTCGCCGATCGCCTGATGGCAGAAGTGAAACCCAAAGCACTACGAATTATCGGCGATTTCACCAGGCGCGGAGGCGTAAAAACCGTGATTACCGCT includes these proteins:
- the queC gene encoding 7-cyano-7-deazaguanine synthase QueC; this translates as MAQTEALVILSGGQDSTTCAALATQQFDRTHGLTFDYQQRHRIELESAQAVAKKLGLASHEILSVGPILKSTSPLVSQTPLAEYESAQALPEGIEATFIPGRNILFLTLAANRAARLGIRDIVLGVCETDFAGYWDCRQSFIDAMGVALGEGMYGDGGAYRIHTPLMNLTKAESVKLAQETLGDRFESVMELTHTCYAGVKGGCGKCHACILRDRGFQEAGVDDPIWKYRGAVVQKMEDDTYGDRAIEEAAHSPLEIWPNPSPNHDYVIHVEHPEFTALCPRSGYPDFGTIVFDYFPNQSVLELKAFKLYINSFRQQRISHETVVNQVADRLMAEVKPKALRIIGDFTRRGGVKTVITAYRGEPMSFREYQPNAL